The Mesobacillus jeotgali genome window below encodes:
- a CDS encoding YlaN family protein translates to MASDMIINHQEKAHALLKADADKILKLIKVQMDNLTMPQCPLYEEVLDTQMFGLSREIDFAVRLGLIEESDGKVILDQLEQELSILHEASLKK, encoded by the coding sequence TTGGCGTCTGATATGATAATCAACCATCAGGAAAAAGCCCATGCCTTATTAAAGGCTGACGCTGATAAAATTTTAAAGCTGATCAAAGTGCAAATGGATAACCTCACAATGCCTCAATGCCCTCTTTATGAAGAGGTTTTAGATACGCAAATGTTTGGATTATCGAGAGAGATAGATTTTGCAGTAAGACTCGGCTTAATCGAAGAATCAGATGGAAAAGTAATTCTCGACCAGTTGGAGCAAGAGCTTTCCATACTGCA